The Cucurbita pepo subsp. pepo cultivar mu-cu-16 chromosome LG08, ASM280686v2, whole genome shotgun sequence genome contains a region encoding:
- the LOC111801018 gene encoding probable serine/threonine-protein kinase PBL1: MPCFAVWKTKKKKVDQPAYVKPLNPKEEHLPTMLPEPQLETRSLQSAPPSFRTRVKPVQSANKISSNRARALSAPSSLDDAQQDALAATDYDAHEESKLNAGLNKEQKSSGPQPLPLPSPQATASLKISGSFKSVTSSGPLYSSGPLPLPPTGSLRNFSFEEVSAACHNFSSDRCVSEGLSSFIYKASFGDDSSSLRKFEANVTRLYSSNQGLREFVNEVNTLASLQHPNLCKLLGFHARDGSEQRLLVYERLFHGSLDRLLYLRSDGPLIDWNSRMKIALCAAQGLTFLHEEGPFQAMYNEFSTANIQIDKDFSAKLSGYGCVGHIPKSEISNNSVVGASLSMETLERGLLTPKSNVWSFGIVLLELLTGRRNLDNRHPKEERNLVKWSGPFLNDDCRLSLIMDPQLKGRFPSKASRIVADIAQRCLQKDPSERPTMRTIVERLSSIQDVKYSCRFPLQEPAAFAGKQISRSPSLNGIITPAPRLSFSPSPPSGARLSVSPSRRTLPLTLPPRACSSHSLEELDRQGSQKSSSSTFRRTGVEGF, from the exons ATGCCCTGTTTCGCTGTTTGGaagaccaaaaagaaaaaggtcgATCAGCCTGCGTATGTTAAACCCCTTAATCCTAAGGAGGAGCACTTGCCCACTATGCTCCCTGAGCCCCAGCTTGAAACAAGATCCTTGCAGTCCGCACCACCAAGCTTTAGAACCAGAGTCAAGCCTGTTCAATCAGCTAATAAAATATCCAGCAATAGAGCCAGGGCATTGTCTGCTCCCTCGTCTCTCGACGATGCCCAACAGGACGCTCTTGCAGCGACGGATTACGATGCACACGAGGAGTCGAAGCTTAATGCTGGATTGAATAAGGAGCAAAAATCCTCAGGTCCACAACCGCTGCCCCTTCCTTCACCTCAGGCTACTGCTTCTTTGAAAATTTCAGGAAGCTTTAAATCGGTCACGTCTAGTGGGCCGTTATATTCATCGGGACCCTTGCCATTGCCTCCTACGGGATCACTTCGGAACTTTTCGTTCGAAGAAGTATCGGCTGCTTgccataatttttcttctgatCGTTGCGTGTCCGAAGGTCTCTCGTCGTTTATATATAAGGCTTCTTTTGGAGATGATTCTTCTAGCTTAAGGAAGTTTGAGGCTAATGTTACTCGTCTTTATTCATCAAATCAG GGATTGAGGGAATTTGTGAATGAAGTGAACACACTGGCCTCTTTACAACATCCTAACCTTTGTAAACTACTCGGCTTCCATGCACGCGACGGCTCCGAACAGAGGCTGTTGGTGTATGAAAGGCTGTTTCATGGAAGCTTGGATAGGCTTCTATACTTGAGATCTGACGGACCCCTCATCGACTGGAATTCGAGAATGAAAATTGCGCTATGTGCTGCCCAAGGTCTGACTTTCTTGCACGAAGAAGGTCCTTTCCAG GCAATGTACAATGAGTTTTCGACTGCCAACATACAGATCGACAAGGACTTCAGTGCAAAACTTTCTGGATATGGATGCGTCGGACATATTCCCAAGTCGGAGATATCGAACAACTCGGTG GTGGGTGCAAGTTTATCAATGGAAACCTTGGAGAGAGGGTTACTTACTCCTAAGAGCAATGTTTGGAGTTTTGGAATTGTTCTTCTGGAACTACTTACTGGCAGGAGGAATCTCGATAACCGTCATCCGAAGGAAGAGCGAAACTTAGTTAAATGGAGCGGGCCTTTCCTCAACGATGATTGTCGACTGTCTCTGATCATGGATCCTCAGCTAAAAGGGCGCTTCCCGTCTAAAGCGTCTAGGATTGTGGCTGACATTGCTCAAAGATGTCTTCAGAAAGATCCATCTGAGAGACCGACGATGAGAACGATTGTTGAACGCCTTAGCAGCATACAAGACGTGAAGTACTCGTGTCGGTTTCCTTTGCAAGAACCTGCAGCATTTGCTGGAAAACAGATTTCAAGGTCTCCAAGCCTTAATGGTATCATCACCCCAGCGCCTCGATTAAGTTTCTCCCCTTCGCCACCTTCGGGTGCTCGGCTGTCTGTATCTCCGTCTAGAAGAACCTTGCCGTTAACTCTTCCCCCACGTGCCTGTTCTTCACATTCACTTGAGGAGCTTGATAGACAGGGAAGCCAAAAATCGTCGTCATCGACCTTTCGGCGAACTGGGGTTGAAGGATTTTGA